The following nucleotide sequence is from Verrucomicrobiota bacterium.
CGCCGGGGACGTCGCGGCCCACCAGTACTAGGCGGTTTCAAAAAGCGGTCTCCATGAATAGAAATCGTTCTATTTATGAGACCGCTTCTAGAACATCCAAGCCCCGCGCCGCGCCTCTTTCGCTCTTCTTTCGAGCGAATAGAGTTGCTCTTTATAGGCTCGCCATGATTGCCCTTTCGGGGTCTCTTCCCCGCGCGTGTGGATGCGTCCGAGGCCTTCCCGCACCAGCAGCTCGGTGAGGTAGATCTTCTCGGAAGGTTTTTGAGGATCATCGATTTCGACGAACCCGTGGTAACGATCCCCGTCATAAACCTGTTCCCAAGCGGTGTAGACAGTGAAGCTTCCCTGTTCTTGGAAAAGCCTCTCGACATAGGTTTTCGCTACCTGTCCGAGAGCGATGGTTTGATCTAAGCTGAGCCCAAAGTAGTCCGCTTGCTCAGCGACTCGCTCTCGCTGTTTCGCATGCTCGTCGCTAAGATACTTCTCAGGTGTATCGACATAGTAGAGACGCAGCTCAAACTCGTCCTCCCCATGACGGACCAAAAAACTATCGCCATCGTTGTAACGATGCTCCAGCGGGCAAACGCCCGTCAGCCTGTAGTAAGATCCGATGCGTTCGGTAGAGTATTCGGGCTTCATGGCGCTTCTCTGCCCCGTCTCTTTACCGAGCGCAACGCTCGGGATTGACTACCCTCCCTCTTTCTGTTTTGACTTTCGCTCTTCCAGCAGGCGAAGCGCGTAGCCGTCTCCCCACTTTTTTAGCTCCATCAGAAGAGGCCGGAGAGACTCTCCTTCGGAGGTGAGTTCATACTCCACCCGTGGAGGCACCTCGGCGTAGACGATGCGATTCACCAGCCCACTCGCCTCCAACTCTCGCAACTGCTTGGTCAGCATCCGTTGGGTCACACAGCCGATGGCCCGCATCAATTCACTAAAGCGCATCTTTCCCTCCAGCAGGTAAAAGAGAACCATGCCTTTCCATTTGCCTCCAATCAGCTCCAAAGTTGCCTCCACCGGGCAAGCTGGCCTTCCATAACTGGAGTGCCGGGAACCACCTTCTGCTGCGCCTTTGGTATCCATTCTGTAACTACTAGCCCAAATTGTGCGTTATTGCCAAGATGCAAGTAGTGGCTAGATGAACGGGATGAAAGCCATGTTGCTCCCAAGCTACGGAAACGATGCCCCCTTCACTGCTGCCGAGATCGCCGAACCAGAGATCCGCGCGGGGCATGTGAAAATACGAATCGCCGCCTCCAGCGTCAACACGGTCGACACCATGATCCGCCAGATGGGGAAGGAACTTCCCCTCTCACCCGACGCGCCCGCCCTCCTCGGTATGGACTTCGCCGGAACGGTCGTGGAAGTAGGCGACCAAGTCGCTGGCTTGGCCGTGGGCGACGAAGTTTACGGCTGCGCAGGGGGCCTGGCCGATCTCCCGGGCACCTTGGCGGAGTTC
It contains:
- a CDS encoding thermonuclease family protein, whose product is MKPEYSTERIGSYYRLTGVCPLEHRYNDGDSFLVRHGEDEFELRLYYVDTPEKYLSDEHAKQRERVAEQADYFGLSLDQTIALGQVAKTYVERLFQEQGSFTVYTAWEQVYDGDRYHGFVEIDDPQKPSEKIYLTELLVREGLGRIHTRGEETPKGQSWRAYKEQLYSLERRAKEARRGAWMF
- a CDS encoding helix-turn-helix domain-containing protein: MDTKGAAEGGSRHSSYGRPACPVEATLELIGGKWKGMVLFYLLEGKMRFSELMRAIGCVTQRMLTKQLRELEASGLVNRIVYAEVPPRVEYELTSEGESLRPLLMELKKWGDGYALRLLEERKSKQKEGG